Genomic segment of Prochlorococcus marinus CUG1433:
CACTCATAATATTTAAATTTTGAATTGCTTGGCCAGTCTGACCTTTTAACAAATTATCAATTACAGATAAAATAATAATCCTTCCATTTCGAATATCAACTTTAACAGAAAGGAAAATTTGGTTTGTATTTTTAACCCATTTTGTTGAAGGGTATGTATCTACAGGTAATACTTTAATATTTTTGAAATTTCTATAATAATTATCCAAAAGAATTCTGCAATCATCAGAAGTTAAGCCTGGATCTCTTAATCTCCCATATATAGTCGAATGCATACCCCTTGAAATTGGAACCAAATGAGGTGTAAAAAGCAGTTCAATTTTATTTCCAGAAATTAAAGATGCTACTTGCTCGATCTCTGAGGTATGTCTATGGTTTATCAATCCATATGCTGATAGACCTTCACCACATTCTGATAAGAGTAGCTTTTGGTTTGGTTCTCGACCTCCTCCAGAGGTTCCGCTTTTAGAATCAATTACTATACCTTCATTTTCAATAATTCCTTGCGAAAGATAAGGAACTAATGGAATAAGAGCAGATGTTGGATAACATCCTGGACAGGCAATTAATCTTCCTTTTGAAATGGCTTCCTTATTTATTTCAGGAAGACCATACACTGCCTCCTTACATAAATCATCATCATTCCTTTTATAAATAGCAGCTTCTTTGGAATATACTTTTTTCCATTCAGCTAAGGATTTATATCTGTAATCAGCTGATAAATCAATAACTTTAATTCCTCGATCTAATAATTTCCTTGTCAAAGTTGAAGATAGGCCATTTGGTAAGCAAAGCAAAGCAACATCTGAA
This window contains:
- a CDS encoding N-acetyl-gamma-glutamyl-phosphate reductase; protein product: MNVAIVGATGYGGIQAVNLLKKNKKYKISFLGGNKTSGSKWNDNFPFISLDNDPYIEEISVDNISKNSDVALLCLPNGLSSTLTRKLLDRGIKVIDLSADYRYKSLAEWKKVYSKEAAIYKRNDDDLCKEAVYGLPEINKEAISKGRLIACPGCYPTSALIPLVPYLSQGIIENEGIVIDSKSGTSGGGREPNQKLLLSECGEGLSAYGLINHRHTSEIEQVASLISGNKIELLFTPHLVPISRGMHSTIYGRLRDPGLTSDDCRILLDNYYRNFKNIKVLPVDTYPSTKWVKNTNQIFLSVKVDIRNGRIIILSVIDNLLKGQTGQAIQNLNIMSGLSMDEGLDFTNNFP